Proteins from a single region of Sphingomonas morindae:
- a CDS encoding PAS domain S-box protein: MTALQHLDAADLPAPLRFLAGGGEATRLILARDWSDHPLGAPEGWSDALKSSLSLVLNSPESMILAWGQGELTFFFNEAYFPLLGPRLPRAMGFPFREVWADAWAQAKPIIDDAFAGRSQRFINLPWKLDTDRGRADTWFSFSYSRVLDAQGDVAGLFILTNETTEQVLAAQEREAAVQRLRESEQHFRLMADAVPQIVWLTDADGNVEFFNKQWANYTGIDFDIATAAEVAATAVHPDDGPATMTAFDTARSTGTTFSVEHRIRAADGSYRWFLVRADPYRDPNSSRVIRWFGASIDIHDRRLAEAAQQESEARLRVLAESLEQQVVERTADRNRLWQLSTDIMLVADLDGRIEAVNPAWTRMLGWTEAELLGELIFAFIHPEDVDHTLAGAAGIAVGESYAKFENRYRHKDGSYRDIAWAAGPGDGKIIAVGRDATEEKARAVALSQAEEQLRQAQKMEAVGQLTGGLAHDFNNLLTGMMGNLELLQLRVARGRLDDLDRLINAAQGAGRRAASLTQRLLAFSRRQTLDPKPADVDRLIAGLDDMLRRTVGAGVEIDVVPSAGLWTANIDAGQLENAVLNLCINARDAMPDGGKIKIATDNAVVDERLGRELDLEPGQYVRVGVADTGTGMSVDTIRRAYEPFFTTKPIGQGTGLGLSMIYGFARQSGGQVRIQSELGRGTTVCIYLPRHHGVAETPAEEADRSPAESGAGQTVLIIDDEATIRHLVDEVLDELGYTVIGAADGAAGIKVLQSGARIELLITDVGLPGGMNGRQVADAARAIRPGLKVLFITGFAENAAVGNGHLEPGMELLTKPFSLEALTNKVAEMLRVKEFGAIG; encoded by the coding sequence ATGACAGCGCTCCAGCACCTTGATGCCGCAGATCTGCCCGCGCCGCTCCGGTTCCTCGCAGGCGGGGGCGAGGCAACGCGACTTATCCTGGCACGGGACTGGTCGGATCACCCGCTCGGCGCGCCCGAGGGCTGGTCCGACGCGCTCAAGAGCAGCCTGAGCCTGGTGCTGAACTCGCCCGAGTCCATGATCCTGGCCTGGGGGCAAGGCGAGCTGACCTTCTTCTTCAACGAGGCGTACTTTCCCCTTCTTGGCCCGCGGCTTCCCCGGGCGATGGGCTTCCCCTTTCGCGAGGTCTGGGCAGATGCATGGGCACAGGCGAAGCCCATTATCGACGACGCGTTCGCCGGTCGAAGCCAGCGCTTCATCAACTTACCTTGGAAGCTCGACACGGACCGTGGCCGCGCCGATACCTGGTTCTCCTTCTCCTATTCACGCGTCCTAGACGCTCAGGGCGACGTCGCCGGCCTGTTCATCCTGACCAACGAGACCACGGAGCAGGTGCTGGCTGCACAGGAGCGCGAGGCAGCGGTGCAGCGCCTTCGCGAAAGCGAGCAGCACTTCCGCCTGATGGCCGACGCCGTGCCGCAAATTGTCTGGTTGACCGATGCGGACGGGAATGTCGAATTCTTCAACAAGCAATGGGCGAACTATACCGGCATCGACTTTGACATCGCGACAGCGGCCGAGGTCGCCGCCACGGCCGTGCATCCCGACGACGGCCCGGCGACAATGACGGCCTTCGACACGGCGCGAAGCACAGGCACCACATTCAGCGTCGAGCATCGGATCCGAGCCGCCGATGGCAGTTATCGCTGGTTCCTGGTACGCGCTGATCCGTACCGTGATCCGAACTCCAGCAGAGTCATTCGCTGGTTTGGCGCATCCATCGACATTCATGACCGCCGCTTGGCGGAAGCGGCACAACAGGAGAGTGAAGCCCGCCTTCGCGTCCTCGCGGAGTCACTCGAGCAGCAGGTGGTGGAGCGTACCGCTGACCGGAACCGGCTGTGGCAGCTCTCCACCGACATCATGCTTGTTGCCGACCTAGACGGCAGGATCGAGGCCGTGAACCCGGCCTGGACAAGAATGCTCGGCTGGACGGAAGCCGAGCTGCTGGGCGAATTGATCTTCGCCTTTATCCACCCCGAGGACGTGGATCATACACTTGCAGGCGCGGCGGGGATCGCCGTTGGCGAGTCCTACGCCAAATTCGAGAACCGCTACCGTCACAAGGACGGGAGCTATCGCGACATCGCCTGGGCTGCCGGGCCGGGCGACGGCAAAATCATCGCCGTCGGCCGCGACGCCACCGAGGAGAAGGCGCGCGCCGTCGCCCTTTCCCAGGCCGAGGAGCAGTTACGGCAGGCGCAAAAAATGGAGGCAGTTGGCCAGCTGACGGGAGGCCTCGCGCACGACTTCAACAATCTCCTGACTGGCATGATGGGCAACCTGGAACTGCTCCAGTTGCGTGTAGCTCGCGGCCGACTCGACGACCTCGACCGGCTCATCAACGCGGCCCAGGGTGCCGGCCGGCGCGCAGCTTCGCTGACGCAGCGCCTGCTGGCCTTCTCGCGTCGGCAGACGCTCGATCCCAAGCCGGCCGACGTCGACCGGCTGATTGCGGGATTGGACGACATGCTTCGCCGCACGGTAGGCGCGGGCGTTGAGATCGACGTTGTCCCATCGGCCGGGCTCTGGACGGCGAATATCGACGCCGGCCAGCTTGAGAACGCCGTGTTGAACCTGTGCATCAACGCGCGCGACGCCATGCCTGACGGCGGAAAGATCAAGATCGCGACAGACAACGCGGTCGTTGACGAGAGGCTCGGCCGCGAGCTGGACCTTGAACCCGGCCAGTATGTGCGCGTCGGCGTTGCTGATACTGGCACCGGAATGTCAGTGGACACAATCCGCCGGGCATATGAGCCGTTCTTCACGACCAAGCCTATCGGACAGGGCACTGGGCTTGGACTGTCGATGATCTACGGCTTCGCCAGACAGTCGGGTGGACAGGTGCGCATTCAGTCCGAGCTTGGCCGGGGCACCACGGTGTGCATCTACCTTCCCCGCCATCACGGGGTTGCCGAAACGCCCGCAGAGGAGGCTGACAGGTCGCCGGCGGAAAGCGGTGCCGGACAGACCGTTCTTATCATCGACGATGAGGCCACCATACGCCACCTCGTTGATGAGGTGCTCGACGAGCTAGGCTATACCGTCATAGGTGCCGCCGATGGCGCTGCGGGGATCAAGGTTCTGCAATCGGGCGCCCGCATCGAGCTGCTCATAACCGACGTAGGCCTGCCGGGTGGCATGAACGGACGTCAGGTGGCCGACGCGGCCCGCGCGATCCGGCCAGGGTTGAAGGTCTTGTTCATCACCGGCTTTGCGGAGAACGCCGCCGTCGGCAACGGCCACCTTGAACCCGGCATGGAGCTACTCACCAAGCCGTTCTCGCTCGAAGCACTGACGAACAAGGTCGCAGAGATGCTGAGAGTGAAAGAGTTCGGCGCGATTGGTTGA
- a CDS encoding DJ-1/PfpI family protein encodes MILLSAASILVGCGSLGAAPPSATSPVQQENAVAGPPTEKIDAYHARFGREHPVIAVIGVNSGTELTDYVIPYGVLRQAGVGEVLAVATRPGPMTMRPALRIQPQATIAEFDDRFPDGADYVVVPAVVDRTDPALLQWIKAQAAKGSTLVSICDGALVLAGGGLLNGHRATAHWATEGYRRKTYPQVRWVSDRRYVADGKLVSSAGISAAIPTSLALVEAIAGRERAAAVAAEMGAGEWSPIHDSQRFHPKLGRNLSAFATTQYLNGWFHHPQSVGIPVANRVDEVSLALTADAYTRSGRARAYAVSTSQAPVQSLHGLTLLPERFSVGALDRTVTVPGGKPAMALDGALSGIVRLYGRQTAFGVALDFEYPGYNG; translated from the coding sequence TTGATCCTGCTCAGCGCCGCCAGCATTCTAGTCGGCTGTGGCTCCCTGGGCGCTGCTCCTCCGTCCGCCACATCACCGGTCCAGCAAGAGAACGCGGTCGCTGGTCCGCCTACCGAGAAGATCGACGCTTACCATGCACGTTTTGGACGCGAGCACCCCGTCATCGCCGTTATCGGCGTGAACAGCGGCACGGAGCTCACAGACTACGTTATTCCCTATGGCGTTCTGCGGCAGGCAGGTGTGGGCGAGGTGCTGGCAGTCGCGACGCGCCCAGGTCCGATGACTATGCGCCCGGCGCTGCGCATCCAGCCACAAGCCACCATCGCCGAATTCGACGATCGCTTTCCCGATGGCGCGGATTACGTCGTTGTTCCCGCGGTGGTCGACCGCACCGATCCCGCCTTGCTGCAATGGATCAAGGCGCAGGCAGCCAAGGGAAGCACACTGGTCAGCATCTGCGACGGCGCTCTGGTGCTCGCCGGTGGCGGCCTACTGAATGGCCATCGTGCAACCGCGCACTGGGCGACCGAAGGCTATCGCCGCAAGACTTACCCGCAGGTTCGGTGGGTAAGCGATCGCCGCTACGTTGCCGATGGCAAGCTCGTCTCCAGCGCCGGGATCAGCGCGGCTATCCCGACCTCGCTGGCACTGGTCGAGGCGATCGCCGGACGTGAGCGGGCGGCGGCAGTGGCGGCCGAGATGGGCGCGGGCGAGTGGAGCCCGATCCATGACAGCCAGCGTTTTCATCCCAAGCTCGGGCGCAACCTGTCCGCTTTTGCAACGACCCAGTATCTCAACGGCTGGTTTCACCATCCTCAATCCGTCGGCATCCCGGTCGCGAACCGCGTAGACGAGGTCTCACTGGCGCTGACGGCAGACGCTTACACGCGCAGCGGCCGCGCGCGCGCCTATGCCGTCAGCACGAGCCAGGCGCCTGTCCAGAGCCTCCACGGCCTGACCCTGCTCCCTGAACGCTTCAGCGTCGGTGCACTGGATCGGACCGTCACTGTCCCTGGCGGCAAGCCCGCCATGGCGCTCGACGGTGCCCTCAGCGGTATCGTGCGCCTGTACGGCCGCCAGACTGCATTTGGCGTCGCCCTCGACTTCGAGTATCCCGGCTACAATGGCTGA
- a CDS encoding GlxA family transcriptional regulator, with amino-acid sequence MADEPMDPKGTLVRRPLRVVLLAYDGMNLLDLAGPLQALNTANRSAPSGEPARYEMIVASGKGGAVVTSAGLPVVTVAVSSLADTPIDTLVAPGGCVGEEYEVAPALSEFIAERAGTVRRLCSVCTGAFLLAAAGQLDGRRVATHWAWLAKLKQRHPMLDVDPDSIFIRDGHLWTSAGVSSGIDLTLALIEQDYGPRVAIDAARQMVVFMKRAGGQSQFSVPLAAQTCDHAFVELHAWMAANLPTDLSVDRLAERAGMAPRTFARVYAAKVGRTPAKTVELMRLEAACRSLEETDLPLKSIAVQSGYGDEQKLRRAFQRQLGTNPTTHRSRFSSHL; translated from the coding sequence ATGGCTGACGAACCGATGGACCCGAAAGGAACACTTGTCCGCCGGCCCCTGCGCGTGGTGCTGCTTGCCTATGACGGCATGAACCTGCTGGATCTCGCCGGGCCGTTGCAGGCGTTGAACACCGCCAACCGTAGTGCCCCTTCCGGCGAACCGGCACGCTACGAGATGATTGTGGCTTCCGGGAAGGGCGGCGCCGTCGTGACCAGCGCGGGCCTGCCGGTCGTCACGGTGGCGGTCTCATCGCTGGCTGACACCCCTATCGACACGTTGGTCGCGCCGGGCGGCTGCGTCGGCGAGGAGTATGAGGTCGCACCGGCGCTCAGCGAATTCATTGCAGAGCGCGCGGGGACGGTGCGTAGGCTGTGTTCCGTCTGCACGGGCGCTTTTCTGCTCGCGGCCGCGGGGCAACTCGACGGCCGGCGGGTGGCGACACACTGGGCCTGGCTCGCCAAGCTGAAGCAGCGCCATCCCATGCTGGATGTTGATCCGGACAGCATCTTCATCAGGGACGGGCACCTTTGGACCTCGGCCGGCGTGAGCTCGGGGATCGACCTTACCCTGGCGCTGATCGAGCAGGACTATGGCCCTCGCGTCGCCATTGATGCCGCCCGGCAGATGGTGGTGTTCATGAAGCGAGCGGGCGGCCAGTCGCAGTTCAGTGTGCCGCTTGCCGCCCAAACGTGCGATCACGCCTTCGTCGAACTCCACGCCTGGATGGCGGCCAACCTGCCAACGGATCTCTCTGTCGACCGACTGGCCGAGCGGGCCGGCATGGCACCTCGAACCTTCGCGCGCGTCTACGCTGCCAAGGTGGGGCGCACGCCAGCCAAGACGGTCGAGCTCATGCGGCTCGAGGCGGCCTGCCGCTCCCTGGAAGAGACAGACCTCCCACTGAAGAGCATCGCGGTCCAGTCGGGATATGGCGACGAGCAGAAGCTGCGCCGCGCGTTCCAGCGCCAGCTAGGGACCAACCCCACCACGCACCGTTCACGGTTTTCCAGCCACCTATAG
- a CDS encoding Crp/Fnr family transcriptional regulator: MNAFFGYETCAGLDAAGVDALAQLGDPECRHRAGETFQREGDASKGFYLHLRGWIISSVLLSDGNRMVQNVHLPGDVIGLLNVAVQRAAGSLTAVTDASTSFVPFQRLQQLLTRLPEAAMRIAYSQQVEHLSMIDKLATIASGSARQRLATFLIDLHDRLTAVGEVKDDTFTIPLTQKIIGDALGLTGVHVNRCLRGLEEDGLVSRRRRVVQIRNVAALRAEASAVLHRPILPIAHFLQPFETV; the protein is encoded by the coding sequence ATGAATGCATTCTTCGGCTACGAGACGTGCGCCGGTCTTGATGCTGCTGGAGTTGACGCGCTCGCGCAGTTAGGAGACCCGGAGTGTCGACACCGCGCTGGTGAGACGTTTCAGCGCGAGGGCGATGCGTCAAAGGGTTTCTATCTGCATCTCAGAGGCTGGATCATCTCGTCGGTGCTTCTGAGCGACGGAAATCGCATGGTTCAGAACGTGCACCTACCAGGTGATGTAATCGGGTTGCTCAACGTGGCCGTGCAACGTGCGGCAGGCAGCTTAACGGCTGTTACAGATGCAAGTACGAGCTTCGTCCCGTTCCAGAGGCTTCAACAGCTGCTAACCCGCCTCCCGGAAGCGGCGATGCGCATCGCATATTCTCAGCAGGTCGAGCATTTATCGATGATTGACAAGCTTGCTACGATCGCTAGCGGATCGGCGCGTCAACGGCTAGCGACATTCTTGATTGATCTCCATGATCGGCTGACTGCCGTTGGAGAGGTGAAGGATGATACCTTTACTATCCCTCTAACTCAGAAGATCATCGGCGACGCGCTCGGCTTGACTGGCGTTCACGTGAACCGTTGCCTGCGAGGGCTAGAGGAGGATGGCCTAGTTTCGCGCCGACGCCGCGTCGTACAGATCCGAAACGTTGCTGCCTTGCGTGCTGAAGCTTCCGCGGTATTGCATAGGCCGATCCTCCCTATCGCTCATTTTCTACAGCCCTTTGAGACGGTGTAA
- a CDS encoding helix-turn-helix domain-containing protein codes for MEPLSFDGDGEAAQRRFTMAAAWLRASTALLNIFGRNIVGDPAWSILLTLYLEGYRGQRSLSVTDACRASGVPMTTALRWIKALETEGFLERQGDRNDARRYLLQLTPAAIWKIHGALDAAAESDKRLGLSRLVARDAKNI; via the coding sequence TTGGAACCGCTTAGCTTTGATGGCGACGGCGAAGCGGCTCAGCGGCGCTTCACAATGGCGGCGGCGTGGCTCCGCGCTAGTACGGCCCTACTGAACATCTTCGGCCGCAACATCGTCGGTGACCCGGCTTGGTCAATCCTCTTGACCCTTTATCTCGAAGGCTATCGCGGCCAGCGTAGCCTCAGCGTCACCGACGCCTGCCGGGCGTCTGGTGTACCCATGACTACCGCGTTGCGGTGGATCAAGGCGCTGGAGACGGAAGGCTTCTTGGAAAGGCAGGGCGACCGGAACGATGCGCGACGCTACCTGCTCCAACTGACACCGGCGGCAATCTGGAAGATCCACGGGGCTCTGGACGCAGCGGCAGAGAGCGACAAGCGGCTAGGGCTGAGCCGGCTCGTGGCCCGAGACGCAAAGAATATCTAG
- a CDS encoding methyl-accepting chemotaxis protein, translated as MSNLPISRKLILCFGIILLVFVGLGALSMLKLHDLADTAQELGVDRRAKLEAAATINTAASDVRVAEAYDVMARDPASISSAERAIMDQRELIKKTLDWLEPRVSIPAMRAAMESFKSEKASYERDSDRVVALVRQGRSDEALAAFRANKASYNVMNNAAVALQAAQSKVMDERAKAAEDVYRGARLIIAIAVIGVIAFCVGMLVMLVKGIAHPVKAATQAISALAKGDMSVKMNVSDRADEVGELGRAMEGLRGQLAAAEQAKAEQAQLIVTSIGSGLEALSRGDLTYRVTAELEGVFAQLKSDYNGALEALATTMAAFTEAASGINSGSVEIRQASEDLSNRTEQQAASLEETAAALSQVTTTVRSAAEDAQRASRVVEAARGDAEQSGHVVKRAVEAMEGIERTAREINDIISVIDGIAFQTNLLALNAGVEAARAGDAGKGFAVVASEVRALAERSAEAAKDIKAKITASGEQVASGVDLVTETGKALGRIVASVGEISGLMGQIATSAEVQSAGLTQVNTAVSEMDSMTQQNAAMAEQATAAARSLAGQADQLAAEVSRFRIGNAHGTTEARPPVVVPLRRSAPAQPATARARITAAGGRASLSAAADDDWTEF; from the coding sequence ATGTCCAACCTTCCGATCAGCCGTAAGCTCATCCTGTGCTTCGGTATAATCCTGTTGGTGTTCGTAGGGCTCGGCGCCCTGTCGATGCTGAAGCTTCATGACCTGGCGGACACCGCCCAGGAGCTCGGGGTAGATCGGCGCGCCAAACTAGAGGCTGCAGCGACCATAAACACCGCGGCCTCTGACGTGCGCGTTGCAGAAGCCTACGATGTGATGGCGCGCGATCCGGCTTCTATTTCATCTGCCGAGCGCGCGATTATGGATCAGCGCGAGTTGATCAAGAAGACGCTGGATTGGCTTGAGCCCAGGGTCAGCATCCCGGCGATGCGCGCCGCTATGGAGAGCTTCAAATCCGAGAAGGCATCATATGAGCGAGACTCCGACCGCGTCGTTGCGCTTGTTCGACAAGGTCGTAGTGACGAAGCGCTCGCAGCCTTTCGTGCAAACAAAGCCTCCTACAACGTCATGAACAACGCGGCTGTTGCTCTTCAGGCGGCGCAATCGAAGGTCATGGACGAGCGAGCAAAAGCCGCGGAGGATGTGTATCGCGGCGCCAGGCTCATCATCGCGATCGCGGTGATCGGCGTCATTGCCTTCTGCGTCGGAATGCTGGTGATGCTGGTCAAAGGGATCGCGCATCCGGTGAAAGCAGCCACCCAGGCGATCAGCGCTCTCGCGAAGGGTGACATGAGCGTCAAGATGAACGTGAGCGATCGTGCCGACGAGGTCGGTGAGCTAGGCCGCGCCATGGAAGGGCTGCGCGGGCAGCTGGCGGCTGCGGAGCAGGCCAAGGCGGAACAGGCGCAGCTGATCGTGACGAGCATCGGCAGCGGGCTCGAGGCGCTGTCGCGCGGCGACCTCACCTATCGCGTCACCGCCGAGCTGGAGGGCGTCTTCGCTCAGCTTAAGAGCGACTATAATGGCGCGCTCGAGGCGCTCGCCACCACCATGGCGGCCTTCACCGAGGCGGCGAGCGGGATCAACAGCGGCTCGGTCGAGATCCGCCAGGCCTCCGAGGATCTCTCCAACCGCACCGAGCAGCAGGCCGCGAGCCTCGAGGAAACGGCGGCGGCGCTTTCGCAGGTGACGACGACCGTCCGTTCGGCGGCCGAGGATGCGCAGCGCGCGAGCCGGGTCGTCGAGGCGGCGCGCGGCGATGCCGAGCAATCGGGCCATGTGGTGAAGCGCGCGGTCGAGGCGATGGAGGGGATCGAGCGCACCGCGCGTGAGATCAACGACATCATCAGCGTGATCGACGGCATCGCCTTCCAGACCAATTTGCTCGCGCTCAACGCGGGTGTCGAGGCGGCGCGGGCCGGAGACGCAGGCAAGGGCTTCGCCGTGGTCGCCTCCGAGGTGCGCGCGCTCGCCGAACGCTCCGCCGAGGCCGCCAAGGACATCAAGGCCAAGATCACCGCCTCGGGCGAGCAGGTGGCGAGCGGCGTCGATCTCGTCACCGAAACCGGCAAGGCGCTCGGCCGGATCGTCGCTTCGGTCGGCGAGATCAGCGGGCTGATGGGCCAGATCGCGACCTCGGCCGAGGTTCAATCGGCCGGTCTGACCCAGGTCAACACCGCCGTTTCCGAGATGGACTCGATGACCCAGCAGAACGCCGCCATGGCCGAGCAGGCGACCGCCGCGGCGCGCAGCCTGGCCGGTCAGGCGGATCAGCTCGCGGCGGAGGTGTCGCGCTTCCGCATCGGTAACGCCCACGGAACGACGGAAGCGCGTCCTCCGGTGGTCGTTCCGCTGCGCCGCTCAGCGCCAGCGCAGCCAGCCACTGCTCGTGCCCGTATCACCGCCGCAGGCGGCCGCGCCTCCCTCTCGGCAGCCGCAGACGACGATTGGACAGAATTCTGA
- the tnpC gene encoding IS66 family transposase, which produces MSEAPVSPDDATARIAALEASLARAHAALAARDLLIDTLRGQIARLRRMQFGASSEKLSREIEQLELALEELETERDTPATETAAPGDTARPAPVRSLPGHLPREEVVHEPPSGACTCPDCGGALRRLGVDAHEMLDIVPVRWRVVRAVRPKYSCRVCEKIVQARAPVHAVARGKATFATLAHVVVSKFDHHLPLYRQAEMMASQGLDIDRSTLAGWTGQAAALLDPIVSRIRDAVLKADKIHADDTPVPVLEPGRGKTATGRLWVYATDDQASGSTAPRAAWYRFTPDRTGAHPQAHLAGFRGFLQADAYAGYDGLYRKGVTEVACWAHARRKIFDLHERSPTPLTTDILERIGALYAVEAEVRGQPPDSRHRARQKRSRPLVDALRDVLEGALRRLSPKSDMAKAIAYATKRWAALSCFLDDGRLEIDNNIAERALRGVAVGRRNWLFAGSRAGGERAAAIYTLIQTCKANNVDPQVYIADVIAKIADDWPAGRWDELMPWNWEAPVDQPTAQAA; this is translated from the coding sequence ATGTCGGAAGCGCCCGTTTCCCCAGACGATGCGACCGCGCGGATCGCCGCGCTGGAGGCTTCGCTCGCCCGGGCCCACGCCGCGCTCGCCGCTCGCGACCTGCTCATCGACACGCTGCGTGGCCAGATCGCCCGGCTGCGGCGGATGCAGTTCGGCGCCTCGTCCGAGAAGCTGAGCCGCGAGATCGAGCAGCTCGAACTGGCGCTGGAGGAGCTGGAGACGGAGCGCGATACGCCAGCCACCGAAACGGCCGCACCGGGGGATACGGCGCGACCGGCGCCGGTGCGCAGCCTGCCCGGCCATCTGCCGCGCGAGGAGGTCGTCCACGAGCCGCCCTCTGGTGCCTGCACCTGTCCGGACTGCGGCGGTGCGCTGCGGCGGCTGGGCGTGGATGCCCATGAGATGCTCGACATCGTGCCGGTGCGCTGGCGGGTCGTGCGTGCCGTCCGTCCGAAATATAGCTGCCGGGTGTGCGAGAAGATCGTGCAGGCGCGCGCACCCGTCCATGCGGTTGCTCGCGGCAAGGCGACCTTCGCGACCCTGGCGCATGTCGTGGTCTCAAAATTCGACCACCACCTGCCGCTCTATCGTCAGGCCGAGATGATGGCTTCGCAAGGGCTCGACATCGACCGCTCGACGCTCGCCGGCTGGACGGGGCAGGCCGCCGCGCTCCTCGACCCCATCGTCAGCCGCATCCGTGATGCGGTGCTCAAGGCCGACAAGATCCATGCCGACGATACGCCGGTGCCCGTCCTCGAACCAGGCCGGGGCAAGACCGCGACGGGCAGGCTGTGGGTTTACGCAACCGACGACCAGGCCTCGGGCAGCACCGCCCCGCGCGCGGCATGGTATCGCTTCACCCCTGATCGCACCGGCGCACATCCGCAGGCGCATCTCGCCGGCTTCCGTGGCTTCCTCCAGGCCGATGCCTATGCCGGTTATGACGGGCTGTATCGGAAGGGCGTGACCGAGGTGGCGTGCTGGGCACATGCCCGGCGCAAGATCTTCGACCTGCATGAGCGCTCGCCTACGCCGCTGACCACGGATATCCTCGAGCGGATCGGTGCGCTCTATGCCGTGGAGGCCGAGGTGCGCGGGCAGCCGCCGGATAGCCGCCATCGTGCCCGACAGAAACGAAGCCGCCCGCTGGTCGATGCCTTGCGCGACGTGCTCGAGGGCGCGCTGCGTCGCCTGTCGCCCAAGTCGGACATGGCCAAGGCCATCGCCTACGCGACGAAGCGGTGGGCGGCCTTGTCCTGTTTCCTCGATGACGGACGCCTGGAGATCGACAACAACATCGCCGAGCGCGCGTTGCGCGGCGTCGCCGTCGGCCGCCGCAACTGGCTGTTCGCCGGTTCACGCGCAGGTGGCGAGCGGGCCGCCGCCATCTACACCCTCATCCAGACCTGCAAGGCCAACAACGTCGATCCGCAGGTCTATATCGCCGATGTCATCGCCAAGATTGCCGACGACTGGCCAGCCGGCCGCTGGGACGAACTCATGCCGTGGAACTGGGAAGCCCCGGTGGATCAACCGACCGCGCAAGCCGCATAA
- the tnpB gene encoding IS66 family insertion sequence element accessory protein TnpB (TnpB, as the term is used for proteins encoded by IS66 family insertion elements, is considered an accessory protein, since TnpC, encoded by a neighboring gene, is a DDE family transposase.), with protein MNPAPLPTRVFLACGVTDMRKGFDGLAVLVQQALAQNPHSGALFAFRGKRGHLVKLLWFDGQGLCLFSKRLDRGRFVWPVTATGTVTLTPAQLSMLLEGIDWRRPERTFTPTLAG; from the coding sequence GTGAATCCGGCCCCGCTGCCGACACGGGTGTTTCTGGCCTGTGGCGTGACCGACATGCGCAAAGGCTTCGACGGTCTGGCGGTTCTGGTTCAGCAGGCGCTGGCTCAGAATCCGCATTCCGGCGCGTTGTTCGCGTTCCGGGGCAAGCGCGGTCACCTGGTCAAGCTGCTGTGGTTCGATGGTCAGGGCCTGTGCCTGTTTTCGAAGCGGCTGGACCGGGGGCGTTTCGTCTGGCCGGTGACCGCGACGGGCACGGTGACATTGACGCCGGCGCAATTGTCGATGCTGCTGGAAGGGATCGACTGGCGGCGCCCCGAGCGGACGTTCACGCCGACGCTGGCGGGCTGA
- the tnpA gene encoding IS66-like element accessory protein TnpA, which translates to MEVVGRVSGRRRWSDAEKLEILAEAFQPSVRVRDVIARREVSSSLIYTWRKQMRAGKLGGAVAALPAFAEVQVAEPVAPASCVSGLIHIDLPGGVRVSVDADVDRGALARVLSVLR; encoded by the coding sequence ATGGAGGTGGTCGGCCGGGTGTCGGGCCGGCGCCGGTGGTCGGACGCGGAGAAACTGGAGATCCTCGCCGAGGCATTTCAGCCGAGCGTGCGGGTCCGAGATGTCATCGCGCGACGCGAGGTATCGAGCAGCCTCATCTACACATGGCGAAAGCAGATGCGGGCGGGCAAGCTGGGCGGTGCCGTGGCCGCATTGCCAGCGTTCGCAGAGGTGCAGGTCGCAGAGCCGGTCGCGCCGGCCTCCTGCGTTTCGGGCCTCATCCATATCGACCTGCCGGGTGGCGTGCGGGTGAGTGTCGACGCCGACGTGGACAGGGGCGCGCTGGCGCGCGTGTTGTCGGTGCTACGGTGA